From the Garra rufa chromosome 23, GarRuf1.0, whole genome shotgun sequence genome, the window TCACAAAgagtactttttttatttaaaaacatgagaTGCAGTGGGGTGGGCAGAAACCCACCATAGAGTTCTCAGCTTTATGGAGCTTTTTAAGCTGCGTAAATGTGAATGTTTGACAAGAAATTAACAACATCAACAAAAACACCAACTgagtttccattaccctttaaattgcgcaaattgaaattgcgaattaaaaatacgcctaatggGGGCAGCGTGCCGACATACAGCGCTACAggtgtcccgtgttcgaatcccgacttgaggacctttcccgatcccgccccctatctctctcacactttgcttcctgtcattcCTGATCTATCCTattcacaataaaggcaaaaaatgccaaaaataaatcttaaaaaaagaaaacggcTAATGGAAATGCGTAAATTGTGCAAAAACTcctatatatcgcaaaaaagtttttacgctcgcatgGGGTGGTTTTTCAgacaattcgaaaaaggaatatttcgcaaaacagtaatgaaacttttttttaacatttacatgATTATACATATTCGATTAATTATAGCCAAAAACCCATTGCCATGACTAAtagcgagaggaaaaaattacgtttcataacatcggttaatggaaacgtcgtcattttgcaatacttttcaatcgacatttataaaaaagCGCCAAAGTTTGGCGCAAAGCTGTAATGGAAACACGCCTACTGACTGCGTATACCCCTTCAGGTTTACAAACACAACACTGGGACGCACAGCCATTTAGAGGTCATTTCTAGTATTGATGTCACAGAATTTACCGGTATTTTGAAACTGATTTGTGAATGGTGCTTTACCGGTAAAAAGACGGAATGTCGTTGCCAGTGTGaacacatttttgtatttaccGGTAAAGTCTTTCCAGtaattttatttgcatttctgcatgAAATGGGCTAATGACAATAGGGCTGTCATTAACGATTATTtagtaatcgagtaatctgtcaattattttaatcggataattattattcattttatgtGGTAAAGTTAGTAAAAATAGACCTGAGCAACAATAGCcttaatgacttaaaatacatatataatagcaatgaggtaacactaattagttcaaataaagtatggAAGGCAGGTAATCATTTGTTTTTATTGAAcataactgttaaaatacataatgtattatgaaCAATAGAGCTAACGTACATTAAGCATtttaacaaatgactgcagagagcgtcaacggcctgacgattgtttttacactttttattgtGTGATATAATCCTTGTTCAATACTGACTAAAcggcatttaaataaaatgtccacttaatctttaatatttggccatttctttacgacagaaatgctacagccattttaatttcttgaatatgtggacatcaaaacatgtaaactcagagcgagggtttaaacttttattttgaaatcaccattaacagttagcatattcagaaagatattgatgtattctgtgtttgcgtaggtttacgcatgatttaccttacaaatctgatgtaATGGCGGACGTTGCGTTGCCAgttgaacgttataataaacccaaactcacagcaatatgcagagatgaagtttgagagctccacacatgtaaattaTAACCGTTTGTGCGGAGCatcatttactgtgaacggagctgcTCTACACGCATGCAaataattaagcacatattaaatcttcattgcatatatttatttgaatcatactgtttgtgaattcacaatagcattatgctttattatgattttaaatgggtttaacaTATCACGCATCTTTGGAAAACTGactaataatgcatttcatggattctcgtACGTCCAGTATTTTGCAGGTTACTCTGaagttaaaatgtaaataagGATTTTTTAATACTCAAAtcaaggaatcgtgacagccctacatAACACTATTGTtttttagagctgctttacagcagaatttTGTCTGAAATTTTATGAAGTTTCATCACTGATTCTTTTATTTACCTGTTTAAGTAATGCAGCTGCTTTGAACCAGCTTGACTTGACTGATTAGGAATTTGTGCTCACATTTTAGCATCTACTTAATTTCTCAAGCTTTAATCGTGCAATGTAGCACCGAGTGCCTGTGCGTTCAACTCTCTACGCTGTATGACATTTCAAATGACTGTAATTTATGCAGCAGCGCCCTTCACCATCCCCACAACAGCCACAAAACTATACGCTACACCATCCAGCAGGATGACTTCTTTGCATCAGCTCCTTAATGCAAAGCAATAACCGAGCGCTTTGTATTTGGGTGACGTGAAGCGTTCGCAGATTTTCCCCTGCCAAACATTCTTATGCAAATTCCACACGTTTATCAGAGCCTGTAAGACAAAGATAGAACTGAACGCAAGAGGATTGATTGAGGTAGAAGGAGAGAGAGACTAATATGATTAAATTgtgccagtgtgtgtgtgtgtgtatgtgtgtgtatgtatgtgtatgtgtgtgtagaaTAATCCTTCTGCATATAATGACACGCTTTCCACTGTAACCAGATCCATACAGAATGCCATCAGCAGAAAACGAGCGCCACGCGCACACACTCACACGCATGCAGAGGAAGATTGCTTTAGCGTCAAAGCATCAAAGCTCTTCTGAAGTGTTTGAAATTCATTGTACACACCGAGTTATTAATTCAGGATATGAAGCACTAAATTGTGATCAGCTAATGAGACAGAAAACTGACATCTTCAATGCCCGTCTCATCATTATTTAGCTATgggagtttttatttattttttttctgaatatatCCACAGACATTAATTTCTGttctatttttgtttgtttacagaGACAAGAATCCGGATCAGTTGGAAGCATCAAACCCTCAGGTGGACAAGGTATAAGTGTGGCTACTCCACACTGGAACTGTGCATTTCATTATCTGGATAAAGTCATGACAGAGTCTTTTGCAAGTTTGCATTTCTTTCTCCTCCTCTCTAACACAGTGCAAACAATATTTGTAGAAAATGTTATATGATTTTTAGGCTTGAAGGTAAGTGTAGATTAGTAAAGAAACATGGGTCATTGTGTTTCAAATCAAGCAAATTTCAGAAACTTCCCTGGCTCATTGATTTTgctaatttttttctgaagaaagataaacagtgatgaaagccaaaatattaagtGTCCCGGATAAATTTGTCAAAATGGGAATTTTTACCTGAGATTCAAAGCCAAATTACAAggaggtaaaaatgacttcagaaaactggcagcatcataatgttattttatacAGAGATTGTTaattctattagtaaaatctgttgactttagcaatctttgttgcattatgtgccaatggtgaccattcaaaaatggcgAAGCAGTACCTGGCAAGTTTTTCGCCCAAAGTTTTCatcccttttagatattgggtcttgacaaactttccttttgacaTCATTTTTAAGGCTGTATATGGTTCGGTTCTAGAGATATTGAAACTTCAGTATGGCTCCATGGGTAAATCATAAAATTGTGCACAGTTTCAATGGTCAAATACCAAATGTAGGTCACTTTGCAAAAATATGATGCTTCCTTTTAAAAAGGCATGactaaagaacaaataatgttgaaactagagatgtacatagtttctttctgtcaagacaactgcattgaacatacccgTCTAAGTGCTTTTTCTAAAGTTTGCGTAcatataactcaagaagtattaaagatatgatatgattttagattgtaacttttaataaacatttctttttggaatcttcattttcaAACCCCTAcgtcattcagtcccagagatatggggagcTCTATGAGGCTCCATTTTCAGATAGttgaatattacttttttcagtgattgaaaaccaaatgttggtcactttgtatactgCTGATACTTATTGTATTTAAAGATGAAAGTCTgaggaacaaataatgttgacactagagatgtatctcgtttccttttgtcaagacaactgcattgaacatacctgtctgagtgctttttccaaagtttgagtGTCTGtatctcaagaagtattaaagataactcaatatgattttagattctaggtcttaataaacttttatttGGCATCTTGTTTCCCTTTATTAAAACAATTCTATAGGATATACCTGTTTGAGTGTcataattatttttccaaaatgtgtgtgcatgtaACTCAAGATATCTTAATATTATTTTAGATTCTGGTTCCTAAGAAACTTTACTTTTGGAATCTTTTATCGGAGTCTTTTCTGAGGAATCATTTTAAGGCCCTAAACGCTTGAACTCTTGGTAGCATCAGAAACtgttaaaatgaacaaaaccCTCCTTCCAAATATACCTGAAGCTGATTCAAATATAGAATCATATGAATAGACTACAGAGAGCAAGGTAATGTGCCTCAACTTGACCATTTCTCATTGCATTTTAGCATTCAGACAGGTATGTTCTATGcaaattgttttgatagagggaaacaagatgcaattctaatttcaacatcaTTTATTTTTCCGACATTGTTCTTTCAATAAAATAATTTGGTAGTATACAAAGTGACTAACATTTGGTTTTCGATTTACCCGTGGAGATATTGAAATTCcgatatctctggaactgaaccatataaggccttaaaaatgaagatgccaaaaggaaagtggTAACTTTGGAGGAAAAAACTTGAAAAGAGCTGTTTCCCCAGTTTTGAATGTTCactattggcacataatgcaacaaagattgctaaagtcaacagattttactaatagaagtaccaatctctgtgtaaaaagtAACATTGTGATGTTGCCAGACGTCTGAAATCATTTTCCCCCCTTCTAATTTGGCGCTGACTCTTAGGtgaaattgccattttgaccctcttctacaaaatagtggattactcagtaaatattcatccaggacatttaatatttttggctttcatcactatacaagtgtatctttcttcagaaaacatattagcaaaataaataatttgagctggggacctctggttgagttgacacggaatgacccacaattaaaagaatagaactaaaaaaatgaatttacaatatttactcaacctcatgtcatcttaaattactttattttttatgattatgGTAACACTTCATCATTGTAATGTTGTTTTAAACTCATGAGTAATGCTGGAAACACTTTAAAACTTTTAATGCATTAACATTTACTTAAGAGCAATTTGACATTTGTTGTTAACTTCATAGCAGTTTGACATTTGAGACATTTCTTtcagtatttaattatttttattaatgttagttAGTAAATACAATTCTTCATTGTTAGTTCGTGTTAGCTCAGGTCTAATAACGCTTTCCAAAGTTACAAATTCAACatctttgatgaaatccaagagcctgcatagacagcaacgcaactgacacgttcaaagcccagaaaagtAGAAAGGATATCGATAAAGAATCCAAAATAGTCGTGGTACTCAAGTGATTTGTGTGTTGAAGActgaccactgatgtcacatggactattttaacaatgtccttactacctttctgggtcttgaatgtttcagttgcattgctgtctatgcaggatcagaaagcttttggatttcatcaaaaatatcttaatttgcagtccgaagataaactaaggtcttaACGTATAATAATCTAAGGAACCAtatttccactataaagaatcttTGGTGCAATGAAAAGTTTTCATGCATGTCAAAGGTTCGTCGTGAAATCACAGATGCCACTAAAGAACCTATATTTTCAAGAATGTATAGCTTTTCATGTTGTACAGCTACTGCAGAGCACAAAGATCTAAGTAAAGGTCAAACCTGATCAACCATAAAAAGTGGTGTCAGGCCTGACTGCAGAACTGCAGCAGAAATACAGTGCAGAATATCGATCCAATACACAATGTGTCGTTCCCACAGACCCGTCCAAGAAGGACGTCCCAGCTGAGGACTTTGACATCGACATGGGCGCCCCCGAGACGGAGAAGGCAGCCGTCGCCATTCAATCGCAGTTCAGAAAGTTCCAAAAGAAGAAGCAGACAGTGAAATCATAATCGCGCCCATGCAGGGCGTCCCTGGCCCCAAGCGGGCCCAACGGCACCATTAGGGCAGGGAGTTGCATGTCTAATAAACTGCACTGTTCTCGGGTGGGGGGGTTAGGGGGGGTCATGGGTTGATTCTGGGTAAGGGTGGGGGCAGATGAGAGGTGAAGAGGCAATTTGCCTTTTGCTATCATCTGTCAGGAATAAAATGTGATATTTTGGTTCCCCTCTAGTATATAGATTTTTTCAATACAGTATTTTCCTTTTaaaatacttttgttatttttttgataaatatgAACAGACTTGTCTCATtaaagtcaaagtgtttgaaAATATCCACCTTAAAGTGTTAACCACTTGTGTGACAGTATTTCCTTTGTTTAAGACCAAAAACAAGGGGTATTTATGCCAAACGATCAAGAATGTTGCTCAAGGAAAACATCCTGTATGGCATCTAAAACTAAGATAATTAAGCTTCACACACTTATTTAATCTTTCACCTCCGTTGTGTTGTTTTGTCTGTATAGATGAACTGTTGTGTTTGCGGTTTATCATTATTTATCATTACCCAGTGTTTTTGTCAGAAAGCAGTGTATTGTAATATTCCTGACACTAAACTGTTGGAAATAATCATATGTGAACTCAATAAATATTGGGATGACCTCAATGACTGATGGATTATTTCACTATATTTGTATGCCATTTGTTTACCTTCCAACACTGGCTGTGTCCAAAACTTCAGAAATATAGAGTTTGTCCAATGTATGCATAAAATTATACTTCATCTGGTCAATTCTTGTCATGTtttgttataacaaatcaaggagaagagtgcaaaaaactgtctgaggaacaaaaggtgtttgtggttggccaaactgaaccacgATTTCAGGGCacgaatcttgacaacattcatgtttgtgctTATTTCTGCTCAGggaggtgaaatattaggctaatatctaatTAATACAGCTTGTATgcatttaccacctattaactttagtttgtcaaaatattgcaccctttcctgcttactaagtccttctctatatgattttgcagcttccacatgttttgtTAATGATTtcgacagcataaattagcagaacaacatatttattagtacattaactgtgcagtccatgctgttgtttacatctgtgtatatttaatatggccgcacatcagggtaactgaccaaaccgtgacataagtgcaGTCAAAGTGTATTCAACATACATTAAATCCAATGCATACTAAACCTACATCTATAAAACAGCTTTTGGAGTATTTTCAGGAACTCGCGTCCtctaaaattgtgagaaattgaggaaaacttttcagtgtAAGTTAATTTATTAGATATCACACATTGTGTACAATGTTAAGTGGTGCACATTTATTGGTATGGAAATGGGTACATGTATTTTGTAAAACATTTGCAGCTGCTTCTTATCACTTAATTAGAAACATAAATTAAATTGTCATTCATAGGGACTACTAAACAGAAATGCATTTATCTTATTCTTAAACGCAGAAGCCTATGAGAGATACAGGGAAAtaagagaagaataacaacgtgcagtaaacaatAAAACGGTTTGCACTACAAATTAGTGGTTCATAAttatgataatacattaaaataatatggtaagacacaccagtctGCAATATAAAGcagtaaaacaagctgttttgtacagctaaaaatagctggacaagGATGAGACCGGAAAACACACGccttaaaatttacaaatggccacacctGCTCTTACTGGAAAAATAAGGTAGacacatttattttgtgcaaagtGTTACGTGtacaaaatgtatatataaatgtactATATTGTAAGCATGTCCAATTTGTTAATCAAAAGTTCGACACACTGTCTTGaatactttggataaaaaaaaggAGTCAAGTGCAAAGATCggtatttgaaatgaacacccAGACAAACACACACCTCCCTTCTTAATCCAAGATTCACACACATGCTATGCTATGCAGTGCAACACAGGCAACTCTGTCCTGTTACTAtagctaaaattaaaacaacagcaTCTTGGTTCTGTGAAACACAGCAAAACTTGTTACTCACGTGTCGAGCTGAAACTTCGGGTCCGTTTCAGGCCTTCCGCTTGGCTCTCCAGcttagagccctgcatttgagcccgagcccgtcggggcccgacttttttttgcccctagggccgggcttcgggccagttttcacgtcataacttgcacgcatatcgggcttcgggcctgctttagaaaaaaaaaactaaaaaaaaaactaaaaaaaaaagtttaatgagatttaatgcgtgcggtccccggaagcgccagtgatgcctaaatcgcgcatagcagagtatgagcggagcgcggagtggagcggtgtgattttgaatggaggaaggagcggatttttttttatgtcggagcgtcatggttttcactctcttcaagagcgctccaccaccgctccatcatgagtacaattcatgcccacggtccgtaatataactgcacattaagcaggaaatcatatgttaaacatgtttagcttgatagagatggatcactcaaatcagaaataatgtgatctgtaggtaaaataactgacgaaaacgtattattttcattacaaactttgcactggataaagcagcaatactcttttatTGCTGACAATAattagctgtggtcggaacaaatattgcacactgtTTGAAACTCCTGCAAttgcggtgtttctgatatcagtgagcgaggagtggagctggagcggagcgattattaaatgcaaggagcgcggggggaaattgttgcagttccactccgctcacatactctgcgcagcacagagattgttgtgtttttgaagttttctatattattatttattctttatatatttgttcattattcgtttactttaccactgcaactttgtatgttccggttttgcgcagcagagctgcctgccctgttcgaaatgcctttgttctgagatggtgataataaactttaaatctaacattgtgatatattgatgtttgttttatatctgtggattgcattgtagacCAATCAattgttgatttgatatataggttaaattgagtaaactcactgtggaccacataccgcttggatatcgatgtcacttaaaaaaactaaaacttacatttaaaaaacaaacaaacacacaaaaaaactccaaacatttctctaaattgttctgataaaaaaaaacgaaacgaaaaaacataaactttctattaaatacgaatctggtctattttaatggctgtaacagtataagctgtttggcggaaaaaaagacgggcttcgggtcggactcgggccaaagattttgataagctgtcggacacgggccgggctacagcctgtgcgtctcgggccagggccgggctagggcttagatttaaggcccgtgcagggctctactCCAGCTCTTCTACAAATCTCCCATGTGCTCACTTTCGGTCTTCAGTATCGTGGACGTCTACAAGAGAGTTGTGGTGCTTGCTGGTCATGGGTTTCCCAAAAGTATCGTTAGCTAATATGATCGCAAGTTACACTGAACTCTAACGTTACTGGTAACggcggaacttgcgaccatattTCGGGAACGCACTCCTGATTGGCCCGATCCACTTTATTTTTTCTCCTATTTACAGTCAGGACAAAACACAATatcttaaaacacacacacagaaatgacattttaaaatactcacaAAACTGTTTGTTTTGGTGTTGATTTCAGTTTTCAACAGTGTTTCTCAAAAACCGCTTACAGCACCTTCAGTGGTAGCCAGCGCTAATTTTATGAATGCAGTATGCGGCGCCGTCCACTTATCCTAACATTGTGCAGTTTTTCACACTTTTAATTTCTTCCACAATAAATGTGGTctgtaaaaaatacattatacgcAGAGTATCTCCTTTACAAGGAGATTACCTCATTTAATGCGCCATCTTGTGGCATCCTAAGCATCCATCCGAACTGAGCTAAAGTcaaattcattttagtgaatcactAAAATGATTCACGGTTCCCTCTCTCATCTTTGGATAGTGCGATTCATTCTATTGAATCGATTCTTTCAAACAGTTCTGAATGAAAACGTTCCAAACGATAACTGAATCGagtttaaatcaatatattttacaaataaattagGAAATTTTCTAGTTTCTAGTTATATTTATTGTACATTTTATCGTTTTAAATGTATTGacacattgatgtcctaagacacgaaacgatcattttttgatagaaactgaacagtatttacataatttttttacctttgatacacagcaatgtccatctgtcctgagtgtgTGCTCAGCATCTGGTCggtgttacatgtgtacgcgctctgacAGTATACTCAAACGCCGGAAGGAgaaatcggtgaacagtcaacagtccgggatgagttcacacaagcaaacctaatcttttagctttaaactGGTTAGaaaaatcaggataagcgcaagtaatagCCATTTTGAAttgccgctatacccacaatttctgtgcactgtgtaaacaatgagtgtacACATGACAGATCGCTTCCAGCATTTGCATACActatgccagagcgcgtacacatgtaatgtGCCTGATGCTGagcgtgctcaggacagatggacattgctgtgtatcaaaaggtaaaaaatgatataaatactgttcagtttctcacaaaaaacgatcattttgtgtcttaggacatcaatgtattgtcacagggtttaatttggatttgtccgtgcatgttttttttttttacttttaaaaggtttggtgcccatccactgccattatgtgcctaacagactgcaatggtttgagttaaaaa encodes:
- the pcp4a gene encoding calmodulin regulator protein PCP4a; the encoded protein is MKGSWSSKYKTPAGAQTHAAHGLKDCITAALLPIPPSSSSYSSSSMSERQESGSVGSIKPSGGQDPSKKDVPAEDFDIDMGAPETEKAAVAIQSQFRKFQKKKQTVKS